In Gulosibacter molinativorax, a single window of DNA contains:
- a CDS encoding FAD:protein FMN transferase gives MGTIIELQVEAESTREILTEAVRRLRVYEHRFSANDPSSELGAINRDAGLRAVAVHSELFELIALGVEHSLPADSMLDIAIGPLVQLWRIGFADARVPTPSEISEALARIDPSKIDLDEGKGQVFLRQPGMKLDLGAIAKGYIADRLVDYFREQEVTSAFINLGGNVLTYGHSPRQDDGRWRIGLRHPQHPDDQLAGYLSVAQQSVVTSGVYRRTLNRNGRSFHHILDPATGYPIETNVASLTIVSPQSVDGEIWTSRLFGRPAPDILAAIGAEPGLAAVVITDGLRVYASGDLGDQLVVGTT, from the coding sequence ATGGGGACCATTATTGAGCTCCAGGTCGAGGCCGAATCGACTCGCGAGATCCTCACCGAGGCCGTGCGCCGACTTCGCGTCTACGAGCACCGTTTTAGCGCAAATGACCCGAGTTCCGAGCTGGGTGCGATCAACCGCGACGCTGGTCTGCGTGCCGTTGCCGTGCATTCTGAGCTGTTCGAACTCATTGCGTTGGGGGTTGAGCACAGCCTCCCCGCCGACTCCATGCTCGATATCGCCATTGGCCCACTCGTACAACTCTGGCGAATCGGTTTTGCGGACGCGAGAGTTCCAACTCCGAGCGAGATTTCCGAGGCATTGGCGCGCATCGACCCGTCGAAGATTGACTTGGACGAGGGCAAGGGACAAGTGTTTCTGCGCCAGCCTGGGATGAAACTTGATCTCGGGGCGATCGCCAAGGGCTATATCGCGGACCGACTTGTCGACTACTTTCGCGAGCAGGAGGTGACGTCGGCGTTTATCAATCTCGGCGGCAACGTGCTGACGTATGGTCACTCACCCCGGCAGGATGACGGCCGCTGGCGGATCGGCCTCCGACACCCACAGCATCCGGATGACCAGCTCGCGGGATACCTGTCCGTCGCGCAGCAGTCGGTAGTCACCTCGGGCGTATACCGGCGCACCCTCAACCGGAACGGAAGATCCTTTCACCACATCCTCGATCCGGCGACCGGATACCCGATCGAGACGAATGTCGCGTCGCTGACGATCGTGTCCCCGCAGTCGGTCGATGGGGAAATCTGGACGAGTCGACTCTTCGGCCGGCCAGCCCCTGACATCCTCGCTGCGATCGGGGCGGAGCCAGGTCTGGCCGCCGTCGTGATTACCGATGGTTTGCGGGTGTATGCATCCGGCGACCTAGGCGATCAACTGGTCGTTGGTACCACATAA
- a CDS encoding SDR family oxidoreductase — translation MSRNIVVTGAGSGIGEMAAKLVVERGDVAIGLDLKNAEFEVDLSNQDSIAQVVEQVSAKYGTVDGVIANAGTQTNSPLDLKVNYFGAVDTVRAFLPLLQKSENARVAITASGASLQPTDTNLVQLLLDDKREEAIEYGKSLQEQGPEIGYTNYSASKRAIATWVRRVAPTDEFAASGIGINAVGPGVVATPMTTELLSTEEGRALAFGAMPAPYNGALRPEDVADVLVFLVSGLNRSMTGQIIYIDGGFDSIRRGEDIWHAPKSMDQ, via the coding sequence ATGTCGAGAAATATTGTGGTGACCGGTGCAGGATCCGGCATCGGTGAGATGGCGGCCAAGCTTGTCGTGGAGCGAGGCGATGTTGCTATCGGCCTCGACCTCAAGAACGCGGAGTTCGAAGTCGACCTCTCGAACCAGGATTCCATCGCCCAGGTCGTCGAACAGGTTTCGGCGAAGTACGGCACCGTCGACGGCGTAATCGCGAACGCGGGCACGCAGACGAACTCGCCGCTCGACCTCAAGGTCAACTACTTCGGTGCCGTGGACACCGTGCGAGCGTTCCTGCCACTACTCCAGAAGTCGGAGAACGCGCGCGTCGCTATCACCGCATCCGGTGCCAGCCTGCAGCCGACCGACACGAACCTCGTCCAGTTGCTGCTCGACGACAAGCGCGAAGAGGCCATTGAATACGGCAAGTCGCTGCAGGAGCAGGGTCCGGAGATCGGTTACACGAACTACTCGGCTTCGAAGCGCGCAATCGCGACCTGGGTACGTCGAGTCGCCCCGACCGATGAGTTCGCCGCCTCCGGCATCGGCATCAATGCGGTGGGCCCCGGCGTCGTTGCGACCCCCATGACCACGGAACTGCTGTCAACCGAAGAGGGGCGCGCGCTCGCCTTCGGCGCCATGCCGGCTCCCTACAACGGTGCGCTTCGCCCCGAGGACGTTGCTGACGTGCTCGTCTTCCTCGTCTCGGGTCTTAACCGTTCAATGACCGGCCAGATCATCTACATCGACGGTGGCTTCGATTCCATCCGTCGCGGCGAAGACATCTGGCACGCGCCGAAGTCAATGGACCAGTAA
- a CDS encoding MFS transporter, whose translation MKSTNSSPTPRLRPWQMVTGLGLVSLFADMVADGGKSLYGPLLGSLGASALVVGLVTGAAEAVSLLLRLVAGPLADKKGNHWTWTIAGYGLTALCIPLLAVTPALGTAGVIVASTLIIVERVGKAFRSPSKSALLAQASSGIGHGRGFGVHKSLDMIGAVSGPLLVAAVLAWRGEVSLAYAVLIIPGIITMAILFYLRKQVPDLSVYNPEVPLEDAPKATRKSGYLDLALGRDLPRSFFVYALAAGLISGGLVSWGIVSYHLERSGMVPLPLIPTVFAVAMGFGAIAALGNGWIYDKVGTRVLLVVPVLTALVPALSLSASLWLALLGIALWGMATGIQDATIKAVVAKLVPQSRLAGAYGVFAAIQGLAALIGGLVVGALYDVSLPWLIVVVALGQAIAFVLLLVTESRASKNAPR comes from the coding sequence GTGAAGAGTACGAACTCATCGCCCACTCCCCGACTCCGCCCCTGGCAGATGGTGACCGGGCTCGGCCTCGTCAGCCTCTTTGCCGACATGGTCGCCGACGGTGGCAAATCGCTATACGGCCCGCTACTCGGTTCCCTCGGCGCATCCGCCCTCGTGGTTGGCCTCGTGACCGGCGCTGCCGAGGCCGTGTCTTTGCTACTGCGGCTAGTTGCCGGCCCCCTCGCCGACAAAAAAGGCAATCACTGGACCTGGACGATCGCCGGCTACGGGCTCACCGCGCTGTGCATCCCCCTCCTCGCGGTGACGCCCGCACTCGGCACCGCTGGCGTAATCGTCGCCTCGACGCTCATCATCGTCGAGCGCGTGGGCAAGGCTTTCCGAAGTCCCTCGAAGTCGGCGCTACTCGCCCAGGCGTCGAGCGGGATTGGCCATGGCCGCGGGTTCGGCGTCCATAAGTCGCTCGACATGATCGGAGCGGTCTCGGGACCGCTCCTCGTGGCCGCGGTGCTGGCGTGGCGCGGAGAGGTCTCGCTGGCCTACGCGGTGCTCATCATCCCCGGCATCATCACGATGGCCATTCTGTTCTACCTCCGCAAGCAGGTGCCCGACCTCTCGGTTTATAACCCCGAAGTTCCTCTCGAGGATGCTCCGAAAGCGACGCGCAAGAGCGGCTACCTCGACCTGGCGCTCGGGCGAGACCTTCCGAGGAGCTTCTTCGTCTACGCACTCGCCGCCGGTCTAATCTCGGGAGGACTCGTTTCCTGGGGCATCGTCTCGTACCACCTTGAGCGTTCCGGTATGGTGCCACTTCCCCTCATCCCGACCGTCTTCGCCGTCGCGATGGGTTTCGGCGCGATCGCTGCGCTCGGCAACGGCTGGATCTACGACAAAGTCGGCACCCGGGTGCTGCTCGTCGTCCCCGTACTAACCGCGCTCGTACCGGCCCTGTCGCTGAGCGCTTCACTGTGGTTGGCACTACTCGGCATCGCCCTCTGGGGTATGGCCACGGGCATCCAGGATGCGACGATCAAGGCCGTCGTCGCAAAGCTCGTCCCGCAGTCGCGGCTCGCGGGCGCGTACGGCGTGTTCGCCGCGATCCAGGGCTTGGCTGCGCTTATTGGCGGCCTCGTGGTCGGCGCGCTCTACGATGTCTCGCTCCCCTGGCTCATCGTTGTGGTGGCATTGGGGCAGGCGATTGCCTTCGTACTCCTCCTCGTGACAGAGTCGCGCGCGTCGAAAAACGCGCCACGCTAG
- a CDS encoding multicopper oxidase family protein — MAKSQKFPLTPFVDPLPLPRRLIAAEHGGELSVSIRSGAHSFHRDLPSSQVWGYEGTAPGPTIEVESGEQVRVRWRNELDGEFPVDVTIAPDEVDAEGVPVQCLPGLSGGTPDDNVSALSGYSVVHLHGGLTPAVYDGWTENLFAPGQDAYNTYPGKQRASMLWYHDHVMGVTRFNVYAGLAGLWIIRDERERELGLPEGGPYEVPLLLQDRNFGVGADGTLTGRLVHKTDPGVMEAFAPFTVVNGKVWPFLNVEPTTYRFRALNGSNARTFRLVLLRDGAPDHGRITQIGTDAGLLREPVEVPEDGLILASAERADLLVDFSDLPEGTVLTLYNTAGAPFDGAPFPAAEAEDAADLDAMLPFPQVMQFRVGPRVGPGEVKSQPVPHKLATDYVRVRDEELDGAPRRAIALVEREMAGMPNMLTMRELEAVGDGAESTESLVKISDGDDVTRYRSVAAHFEDTTTFFPMLGEYEIWQLINLTEDTHPIHVHLDPFQIVARRPITWSIPDGGIGDRDLTAEVTIGRGPDDGLDHGIDDNERGLKDTVRVNPNEIVEIAVRFHTYAGRFMYHCHILEHEDRDMMRPFVTMPMELMPFMS, encoded by the coding sequence ATGGCGAAGTCGCAGAAATTCCCGCTGACCCCATTCGTTGATCCATTGCCGCTACCTCGGCGGCTGATCGCCGCTGAGCACGGCGGTGAGTTGAGCGTGAGCATTCGGTCGGGCGCGCATTCGTTCCACCGAGACCTGCCGTCATCGCAGGTCTGGGGCTACGAGGGAACCGCTCCGGGCCCAACGATTGAGGTTGAGAGCGGCGAACAGGTGCGCGTCCGGTGGCGGAATGAACTCGATGGCGAGTTCCCCGTCGACGTGACAATTGCACCTGACGAGGTCGACGCTGAAGGAGTGCCTGTGCAGTGCCTCCCTGGCTTGAGCGGTGGCACGCCAGACGATAACGTTTCGGCGTTGAGCGGGTACTCGGTGGTGCACCTCCACGGCGGGCTGACTCCCGCGGTCTATGACGGCTGGACCGAGAATCTTTTCGCGCCCGGTCAGGATGCGTACAACACCTACCCCGGCAAGCAGCGGGCCTCGATGCTCTGGTACCACGACCATGTCATGGGCGTCACCCGCTTCAATGTCTATGCGGGGCTCGCAGGGCTGTGGATCATTCGCGACGAGCGCGAACGCGAACTTGGTCTGCCGGAGGGCGGCCCATATGAGGTTCCGCTGTTGCTTCAGGATCGCAACTTCGGGGTCGGCGCGGACGGAACACTCACCGGTCGTCTCGTGCATAAAACAGACCCTGGAGTGATGGAGGCGTTCGCCCCCTTCACTGTCGTCAATGGCAAGGTATGGCCGTTTCTCAATGTCGAGCCAACGACCTATCGATTCCGAGCGCTAAATGGTTCGAACGCGCGCACGTTCCGGCTCGTGCTGCTTCGAGACGGAGCACCCGACCACGGACGCATCACGCAGATTGGCACCGACGCGGGCCTTCTGCGCGAGCCAGTCGAGGTACCGGAAGACGGGCTCATCCTCGCGTCTGCGGAGCGGGCAGACTTGCTGGTCGACTTCTCGGACCTTCCCGAGGGGACGGTGCTCACCCTCTACAACACCGCGGGTGCACCGTTCGATGGTGCGCCGTTCCCCGCCGCCGAGGCGGAGGATGCGGCGGATCTCGATGCGATGCTTCCATTCCCGCAAGTGATGCAGTTTCGCGTGGGGCCTCGCGTGGGCCCTGGCGAGGTGAAGTCACAGCCGGTACCGCACAAGCTCGCGACCGACTACGTCCGGGTCCGTGACGAGGAACTTGACGGTGCCCCGCGTCGCGCGATTGCGTTAGTCGAGCGCGAAATGGCTGGGATGCCCAATATGCTCACGATGCGTGAGCTCGAAGCAGTGGGGGATGGAGCCGAGTCGACGGAATCGCTCGTCAAGATCAGCGACGGCGATGACGTCACGCGGTATCGCTCGGTTGCCGCGCACTTCGAGGACACGACGACGTTCTTTCCGATGCTCGGTGAGTACGAGATCTGGCAGCTCATCAATCTCACCGAAGACACGCATCCGATTCACGTGCATCTGGACCCCTTCCAGATCGTGGCGCGTCGGCCAATTACCTGGTCCATTCCAGACGGTGGAATTGGCGATCGCGATCTGACCGCCGAGGTGACGATCGGGCGGGGCCCCGACGATGGTCTCGATCACGGTATTGACGACAATGAGCGCGGCCTCAAGGACACGGTCCGGGTCAATCCCAACGAGATCGTCGAGATCGCGGTGCGGTTCCACACCTACGCCGGCCGGTTCATGTACCACTGCCACATCCTCGAGCACGAGGACCGCGACATGATGCGGCCGTTCGTCACGATGCCGATGGAACTCATGCCGTTTATGTCGTAG
- a CDS encoding type II toxin-antitoxin system VapC family toxin has product MIILDTNVVSELFRSQPNATVIGWLESLTDDVAITTITLAELLAGVHQLPEGRRRTELMSAIEGAIEPYRHTKSLLAFDEDAARAYADVVTRRNSIGRPISMADAQIAAICRVHGAVCATRNVKDFLETGIELFDPWGGNSSRGATLGLTHL; this is encoded by the coding sequence ATGATTATTCTCGACACCAACGTGGTCTCGGAGCTGTTCCGGTCACAGCCAAACGCGACGGTGATTGGTTGGCTCGAGTCGTTGACTGACGATGTCGCGATCACCACAATCACGCTGGCCGAGCTACTTGCGGGCGTTCATCAACTTCCTGAGGGTCGGCGTCGGACCGAGCTGATGTCGGCCATCGAAGGAGCCATTGAGCCGTATCGCCACACGAAGTCGTTGCTCGCATTTGATGAGGACGCGGCGCGCGCATACGCGGATGTGGTGACACGGCGAAACAGCATCGGGCGGCCGATCAGTATGGCCGATGCTCAGATCGCCGCTATTTGTCGGGTACACGGGGCCGTCTGCGCGACGAGAAATGTCAAGGATTTCCTTGAGACGGGCATTGAGTTGTTTGACCCGTGGGGCGGCAATAGCAGCCGAGGCGCGACGTTAGGACTGACGCACTTGTGA